The sequence TTCTCATGCTATTATTGAATGAAAGATTTTCAGTAGTTGAAGCTGAAGTATGATTCATTAAAACAAAAAATCCTTGTCCAGCAGCTATGTATCCATTGTAGACCCCTGGACCAGAAGAACTTCCTGAAGCATTGTATGTGATATAATCATTAAGTGAATAATTGTAGCTGTAATTTTGATAGAATGGAGCCGGAATAGAAGAACTAGGAAATGTTCCATGTGTCCAGATTTTTACAAAACCAGCTATGTTTGTGTTTAGTGTTAAAAAATCTAATGCATCAATAGCTGATGGATATGGATTTCCAACAAGGTTCCAGTTGTCGTCGTCTCTTGTAACTGGAGTTGTAGTTGGTCCTAGATAACTTCCACCATTGTAAGTGCTTCTGCTAATAGGTATAGTTACATTTCCGTTATTAGGTGTTCCTGTAAATGTTTGAGTATAATTTTGATTAGACGTAGAGTAGGAATCAGGAGCTCTAACAATATACCCTTTCCCGGTTACCATGGATTCCGATGTGCTTATCCAATTACCAAAGTTACTTGTGTAAGCAGTTGTTGTAGTTGGTGCCCATTTGTATCTACGGCTACTAGTTATATTAGTTAACGAATAATTAGAAACAGGAGAAGACCAATATACATAGTCGTATTGACGAATATTTGCATCTCTTTTTAATTCCATAATTCCACTATTAGAGATGTTATTAATTTGGATTAAACTCGCATTATTTTCAATTTCTAGATTACCTCCAGTATTAATGTTTACCCAATCTGTTATCGTTAAGCTATTACTAGGAGTAACTGTTAATTTAGCACTATTGTGGACGGATAAATTAAGTCCTTCACCATTGTAGTTTGTGCCGTTTACAATAGGGTTATTTGCTGTTGTAGGTACTATTACACAATCGGAAGCTGTAGGTGTTCCAACAGGTGTCCAATTGTTAGCATTTGTCCAATTAGTGTCAATTGATCCATTCCATACTTTACTGTCTTGTATTGTTACGGTTGTTTCACTAAGCTCTTTTAATACTGCACCCCCACATAGTTGGTAAGTAACTTCTGCGGTGTAAGTAGTCGTACTACTTGGGCAGACATTGACTTGATCTGTTGTGCCTATAATAGGTCCAGATGTTCCTGAGCCTTCGTGCCAAGCAATAGAAGTAATAGAGTTTCCGTCTGGAACAAATCTCCAAGCTTCATTTGTTATTGCCCAATTTGTGTCTAGACTATTTCTATTTGGTGCAACCGTAGCAATCGTTCCTGCTTGATTTTGGATACCTACAACGGCATTTCCGTCGTTCCAAGTTCCAGCACCAAGATTGTCTATATTTTTTTCTTGAATGTAAACTTCAATGACATTCGTGTTTTCATATAATACCATCATTCCTGTGTAAAGTTGTGAATTTTCTTCATACATAGGGACATTGCTCCAAGAGGCAACTAGTGCACGGCAACCTGTGTTTAATGTAATTAATTCCCAGCCAACTTCACCTCCCACTGAAGGGTCAATATCATGAAAAACTCCAAAAATAGCATTCCCTATTAAGGAACCATCTCCAGCAATAGGTAGATCTGTACTAAACTCCCAACCGCAGTAGCCTCCAGGGTTATTATTAGTAGTGTCAAAAGTAATCACACCGTTAGATCCAATTAAGCATTGACTATACGTGTTTCCATAAAAACAAAAATCGAACGGTAGGTTTACTACAGATGACCAAATATCGTCTGTGTTAACACTTAATGGGTTTTGTAAACACTCAAACTGATATGGCGGATTGTATGGTATAGATTCAACACTATAAGAGGTTGTTTCTCCTAAGTTTAAATACACTGCTTCAAGGTCTACACATGTCGAAGGAGCGCTACAGTTAAAAGATGCAGGATCTGCACCGTTTAGTCCTAAACCACCAGAATCAACAGAAGGGCAACCTAATGATGTTGTGCCAGTTCCGTTACCTTGTGTGCATCCAGTAGGAGTAACGGAAGTAGCGCAGATTCCAAAAGTTCCGTAAGTATTTCCGTATCCCCAAACTCTAATATATATTGTGCTTCCAGGAGTTAAGCCTGTTCTAGAAATATAAGACATTGCTCCGTTTGTACTATCGTCGTCGTCACATTCCAGTAAAGTGAGTCCACTACAAGTTCCTGTGTACCATGCCATTCCTGAATTAGTCATTGTTCCAGTTTGCATATCAATAGTAACAATTCCATTTGCAGGTGTAACTACTGAAAACCACACGTCTCCACTAGAGTAATTTCCGCATCCAGGAGTAGGAGGGGTTGAAGGCGTAGTAGATGCTGTTGCTGCGCTATTTGAGTAAGAAGTATAAGTGCAAGTTGTGTTTAGTGTTAACGCGATTGCAGCGGTACAATTGTCATTTACAGGGGCTGGAGTTGTAGCACAGATTCCAAAAGTTCCGTATGTATTTCCGTATCCCCAAACTCTAACATATATAGTATTTCCTGGAGTTAGTCCAGTTCTAGTAATATATGACATTAGCCCGTTTGTGCTGTCGTCGTCGTCACATTCTAATAGTGTTAAGCCGCTACACGTTCCTGTGTACCATGCCATTCCTGAATCTGTCATTGTTCCAGCTTGCATGTCTACTGTTACTTGTCCATTACTAGGAATAAGTATGGAGAACCATACATCTCCGCTTGAATAGCTTCCGCAACCTGGAGCTGGAGGTGTTGAAGGTGTTGTTGATGCTGTTGCAGAAACATTCGTGTATGTTGTGTAAGCACAAGTAGAATTTAATGGTAGTGCTATTGCTCCTGAGCAATTATCATTACTAGGTGTTTGCCCATTGATTTTTTGAATTGTGACTATACTAAATAGAAACACAATCGCTGTGATTAGCAAGTAATTTTTTCTCATATTGATAGTTAATAGGAAACTAACTTACTAAAAAAAAAAAAAAGGTTAAAGTTTTATTGCTATTATTTTGATTTTCAGGGGTAATAATCGATAAAGAGCAATAAAAAATCTATAAAGTGTAGATTTTTATTACTCTTTTTATGATAAAATTCACAATATTAGATACTTGAGTAGTGATTTTTTATTTAATATCTTGTTTTTTTGAAGTTGCAATACTTTGTTTTAGCTCTGTTGGACCGTAAGGAAGTCTTAAGTCTTCATAATAAGAAGTGATGTTTCCATCTTTATCTTTTGAATTAGCTCTATTTCCTACAATATGCCAAGAAAAATCAATATTGCTTTTTCCGTTATTTAATTCTTTTACAAGGAAACCATTCTTGCTTTTTTCGGTTACGTAAACCCCATTGCATTCTCCTTCTAGCTGTATGAAAACTTTAAGAGGATGAGTAGGGTCAATTTTTAATGAGTTGGCTACTATTTTATCGAGTTCGATGTAGCTTTGACCATTTGTTAATTTACCTGTTCCATAGTCTTCAAATAAAACCTCGGGAGCCTCCGGACAGAACATTATTCTTGGTGCATTGTTTTCGTCTGGTATTAGTGAAGAAACTGTTCCGTTTCCTACTATTTTATAATTTGTTCCACCTGTTGCAGTAGCGTCATTATTGTGATTGTATTTTAATCCTACATAACTGTATGATATCCCAGCAGCAGTTGTTCCTCCTGTGAAATAGCCTCCGTATAGAACTCTTCTAGAAAGTCCGCTTAATGGAGATATAATTAAGTCGTCTTTTCCTGCTAATGAAACGTAAGCACTACCATTATCGGTTATAGGATCATTATCGGTGTCTAGGAAGAAAACACCAGCGCTGTTACCATTGTGTGCCGCATTGTTTGGAGCTCCGTTACCAGTATTTCCATATATTCCATGACTGTTTACTCCAGCTCCAGCTATCCCTGAGCCTTTTAAAGAGAACACCCCATTAGTACCGTTTACGGCTCCGAGCACAGCTGTTCCGATTGAGTGTGAGTTTCTTGCCCAAACTGCATTAGCTATATTATCAGTGTTGCTAGGAACAACACAGTCATTAGTTCCTGCTGCTGTAATTTGAAGTTGAGCAGAAGTGGAACCAGTGTTGTTTATTGCAACAGTACCACCACTAAGAATTCGCATTCTTTCGGTATTATTAGTGTTAAAGTGTAAGGCTTGAGTATCTGTTGTTCCTAAGAAATTTGTACCTGCTGTTGTTCCGCTATTTCCAGATAAGGACCAGTCTAGTCCTCCAGGAGAACCAGCTAAGGCAATCCATTTTGTTCCATTCCAAAAGTAAAGTCCAGGGGCAACATTATTTGGAGATGTTCCTGCAGTAGCTGTGTTCCAAACTACTGTTCCCGAAACTAATGCTCCAGTTTGTGGGTTTAATACTGGTGCTGCAACTGTAGTTGAGGTTAGTGCTACTTTTGGAGGGATTAATCCATAGACAGAAGAACTTATATCTAAGGCTCCGTTTGGAGTAGTGGTTCCAATTCCGACTTGTCCCTGAGATAGGTATAAACTAAAAAATAATAGTCCAGTAAATAGGTGTCTTTTTTTCATAATATGTGTTTTTTGTAGTTTTTTAGGATTAATCAATGTAAAAATAGGTATTAAAACCTCTTTAAAGGTATAGTAAAATCACCTTTTTTGTTAAAATTTAAACAATAATTAATTATTTGTATTTTTTTATTGTTGTGTTTGTTTAATATTTTGTACCTTTTCATAAGTTCAATTTCTTTTTTAAAATGTTTATTAATAAACGATTAGAAGAAATGGGTTTTAAAAAAATAAAAATAATTTGATGTTTGGATAATTATTTTTTGTTATTTTTGTAGCGTAATAAATGAAGTTAAATTATTGAATATGAAAAAAATACTACTAATCTTTGGAATTGTTTGTTTAGGCTTTGTAGATCTAAATGCACAAATGTATGTTAGTCCAAGCAGTTACGTGTTTGTTAATGATCAATATGTATATGTAAAGCAAGATGTGAATTTGGCGAATAATGGTAATTTCTATTTAAGAAATTCATCACAATTGCTTCAAGGATCAACTGGAAGTGGAACAAATACAGGATTGGGAAGTTTGTCAGTCTTTCAAGAAGGTACTTCTAATAATTTTGGATATAACTACTGGTGTTCTCCAGTTGGAGTTCCTTCAGCTTCTGTTGGGAATTCAAATTTTGGAATAACAAGGTTGTTTAGACCAACAGCAATAACGACAAGTGCTACTCCAACAATTTTAGCTTCAAATGTAAGTAATGGTACAACTACTAATAGTTCACTTTCTATTGCTTCAAAATGGATTTATAAATTTGTTCAAGCGAATCAATATGGTTCATGGACTTATGTTGGTAATGCTACAACTATTGCTCCTGGAGAAGGCTTTACAATGAAAGGTGTTTCTGGTAGTGATACAACAGTTGCCGATGCGGTAGAAACAAAACAAAATAATCCGGGTAATAACCAAAGATATGATTTTAGAGGTTTACCTAATGAAGGAACAATTAATATTCCAGTAGCTAATGTAGCTGGGCCTAATCCTAATAGAACATTAACTGGTAATCCTTATCCTTCTGCTATTAATTTAAATTTATTTTTATTAGAAAATAGTGGTTATACAGTGAATTATTCTACTGGTGCAACAACCTTTGTAGGTTCTCCAATTATAGATGGAAATGCTTATTTTTGGGAACATTCAAAATCTGCTAGTTCTCATTATTTAAATACTTATGTTGGAGGTTATGGGACTTATTCTCCTAATAACACAAATGCCTTTTCTGTAGGAACTTATGTTGCTCCAACATGGAATACATATAATAATGATGGTACTTTAAATACTACTGGTACTTCTTCAGGAAGTACATATAAAAGAATGTTTGCACCAGTTGGACAAGGTTTTAAGATTCAAGGAGTGGTTGCATCTGGAAATGCGCAAATGAAAAATGCATATCGTGTTTTTGTGAAAGAGGGTGTTGCTAGTAATTCACAATTCGAAAAAAATGCGAATACGACTAATTCTGGAAATAATACTTGGGATGAAATTCCTAACGTTGCAAATGTAGATTATACTCAGTTTTCAAAAAATCAGGTGCCTCAGTTTAAAATACAAACAATATTAAATGATCAGTTTACTAGAGAAACAGCAGTTGCATTTAATGAAAATGCTACTGATGGCTATGATGTTGCTTTAGATGCAGTAACTTCGGAATCAAGTTTGCCTAGAGATACTTATTTTCCAATAGAAGGTGATAAACAATTCGTAATTACAACACTTGCTTTTGATGAGGATAAAAGAATACCTTTAGCTTTTAAAGGAGATATTCAAACTACATTTAAAGTAACAGTTTCTGAATTATTGAATTTTGATTTAGCTAATAATATTTATGTTCATGATAAGGAAATGGATACGTATTATGATATAAAAAACGATAGTTTTTCAATAACATTACCACCTGGAGTTAATACTACTCGTTTTGAAATTACTTTTAAAAACGCAGATAGTACATTAGGTAATCCTACTGAAATTGCAGATTCTTTTCAAGTGTATCAAAATAATGATAGTGGAGTATTAACAGTGTTCAACTCATTAAATAAAGATGTAGCTTCTTTAAGTCTATATGATGTGACAGGTAAAAGAGTTTTAAATAAATTAAACTTAGGTACAGCAGAACAATATGAAATATCTACTTCATCTTTAAGTGAAGGGATTTATATTGTTAAAGTTCAAACTAAAGATAATTTAAGTGTAAGTAAAAAAGTATCTATCTTTAAAAAATAAATACTACATAATAAATAAGCTTTGAACCTCGATTTTTATCGGGGTTTTTTGTTATTTTGCAAAGTGAATGAGAAAATAGAAATATCTTTACCTAATAATATTCAGCTCTATATTAAACGAGAAGATTTATTGCATCCATTAATTTCGGGAAATAAATTCAGAAAGTTAAAATATAATATTCAAGAAGCTAAAGATACAAAATCGAAATTGTTGATTACTTTTGGAGGGGCTTATTCTAATCATATTTTAGCTACAGCAGCAGCTGGGAAAGAATATGATTTTTCTACATTAGGATTTATTCGAGGAGATGAATTAAAAGATAAAGTTTTAGAAAATCCAACATTATCAAATGCACAAGATTTAGGAATGAGTTTCGAGTTTATTTCTAGAGAATTGTTTTCTAAGAAGGAAGATGTCTCTTTTGTTTCTGGGATTCAAGAAAAATATCCGAATAGTTATATTCTTCCAGAAGGAGGTACAAATGAATTAGCGATAAAAGGATGTGAAGAGATTTTAAATGAAGAAGATAAAACGTTCGATTTTGTATGTTGTGCAGTTGGAACGGGAGGAACAATTTCTGGAATCATTAATTCTTCATTTGAAAATCAGAAGATAATTGGCTTTTCTGCATTAAAAGGAGATTTTTTGTCTGATGTAATTTGTAAGTTTGTAACAAAAAAGAATTGGATTATTAATTCCGATTATCATTTTGGAGGTTATGGTAAAATTACAGATGAGTTAGTTGACCATTTAAATGAATTTCATTCAAAGACGAATATTCCGTTAGATCCAATTTATACAGGAAAAATGGTTTATGGTATTTTAGACTTAATAAAAAAACAATATTTTCCTAAAAATTCAAAAATATTAATCATTCATACGGGTGGTTTGCAAGGAGGAAAAGGGGTTAATTTAGTTAGAAAGCAAAAAAACAAAACGCTATTACATTATTTATGATTAAGAAAATAATATATTTTATTATTGTGATTTTTATTACAAGCTGTGGTGCTTCAAGAGGTAAGGGAAGTAGTCATGCTAAAAATAGAGTAACAAAAAAAACTCCCAAGAGAACAGTCACTGTTACTACAAGAAAAATTGTAACTAAGAAGCCAGTAGTTTTGGATAATACGGCAACAAGTACATCAGAAGAATTAGAAGCAACTTCTAAGGTTTCAGTTACGTATAGAAATGTTAGCGATTATATAGATGGTTTTAAGGATATTGCTAAACAAAACATGGAAGAATACGGTATTCCTGCAAGTATAACTTTGGCTCAAGGAATCCTAGAATCGGGTGCGGGTAATGGTCGATTGAGTAGAGAAGCAAATAATCATTTCGGAATAAAATGTCACAAGGGATGGAATGGACCATCAATTACTCATGATGATGATGCGGCACAAGAATGTTTTAGAAAATATAATGACCCTTCAGAATCATATAAGGATCACTCCTTGTTTTTAACATCAAGAAGTAGGTATAACGGATTGTTTAAGTTAGATAAAGGTGATTATGAAGGTTGGGCAAAAGGATTGAAATCTGCGGGTTATGCTACAGATCCAAAATATCCTACAAAATTAATTAGTATTATTGAAAGATATGAATTGTTTCAATATGATAATGAAATTTTGAGCAGAGAGAATACGAAAAAACAAGATAGAGTAGTAGTTGAAGAAGGAATTGTTAATGGAACTACCTATGAAATTCAGAAAGGCGATACACTATATTCAATATCAAGAAAATTTAATATGTCTGTTGATGAAATAAAAAAGGTAAACGGATTGAATGATAATTCGTTATCAATTGGACAAAAAATAAAAGTAAAATAATGTTATATAAAAGAAGTAGCGAATTATTTGTTGAAGCAAACAAAGTAATTCCTGGAGGTGTAAATTCTCCAGTAAGAGCATTTAAAGCAGTTGGAGGTACTCCTATTTTTATTAAAGAAGCAAAAGGACCCTATTTATTTGATGAAGATGGTAATAAATATATAGATTATATAAACTCTTGGGGGCCTATGATTTTAGGTCATGCCTATGAACCAGTTGTTAATGCAGTAATTGATAGAGCAAAAAAGGGAACTTCTTTTGGAACACCAACTGCTTTAGAAACTCAAATTGCTGAATTAGCAGTGGCAATGGTACCTAATATTGATAAAATCCGATTTGTAAGTTCTGGTACAGAAGCATGTATGAGTGCTATTCGTTTGGCAAGAGGTTTTACTAAGAAAGAAAAAATAATAAAATTTTCAGGATGCTATCATGGGCATTCAGATTCATTTTTGATTGCTGCAGGAAGTGGAGCTATTACTTTTGGAATTCCAAACAGTCCTGGTGTGACTTCAGGAACTGCAAAGGATACTTTATTAGCCAAATTTAATGACATTGAAAATGTAAAAGCATTATTTGAATCGAACAAAAATGAAATTGCAGCCCTAATTATTGAACCTGTTGCAGGGAACATGGGGTGTGTTCCTCCACAGAATGAATTTTTAAGTCAATTGAGGCAAGTTTGTACAGAAAACAACTGTTTGTTAGTCTTTGATGAAGTAATGACTGGATTTCGCTTAGCAAAAGGTGGAGCACAAGAGCTTTATAATGTAAAAGCAGATATTGTTTGTTATGGAAAAGTAATTGGTGGTGGTTTACCTGTTGGTGCTTTTGCTGCAAGAGAAGAAATTATGAATTATCTTTCTCCTTTAGGACCAGTATATCAAGCAGGAACATTATCAGGAAATCCTTTAGCAATGGCAGCTGGATATGAAATGTTAAAAGCATTGAATACAGATGCTGCAATTTTTGATAGACTTGACGAGAAAACTGCCTATTTAGAAAAAGGTATTCGTAGCGTATTATCGGCTAAGAATATAATTTATACCATAAATAGAGTAGGCTCTATGATTTCTGTGCATTTTGACGAAGGTGCAGTGTGTGATTTTGAAACGGCTAAAAATGGAGATAACGATACTTTTAAGAAATTCTTTCATGGATTGCTTAAAAGAGGAGTATATATTGCTCCTTCTGCTTATGAGACTTGGTTTATTACTGATGCTCTAACTTATGAAGATTTAGATTATACTATAAAAGCAATTGATGAAGTTGCAGACGAATTATAATTTTATTTAATGATATTTTAAAAGCCTCAATTTTTTGAGGCTTTTTTTTATAATAATTCAAGTGATAAATGATATTAGTTGCACATTTTGCAAAATTCGGCTTTAACTGTAGTATTTCGTAATAGATTTTTGTTTTCTTTTTGCCAATTGCACCAAGCATTTTTGTTTAATTGATAGGCTTTTTTTAGAATGTATTCTAAATCGTCGCTATTTTCATTAGTTTCTCTAGCGGCATAAGTTTGTGCTAACAATAAGGCTTCTTCCTTGCTAAAAGTGGGTTTCTTCATTTCGGCTTTTAATAAAGGAATTGTCTTGTAGTAAGCATTCCAATGATTTAAAAACAAACCAAGATTTACTCTATCTTTTGATGATTTAATATTATCTTTAAAACTACTATAAACTTCTTTAAAGTAATGATTTGTGCCTTCTGAATCATTAATATGGTTGGCATAATATAAAGCTACATAATTATAATTCGCTGTCAAATTTAGATCGTTATCGAACAATTCGAAACTATCTTCTAAACTTTTTGGTTTTGTAACATTGGCCAACTTAGTAGTAGAAACATCCCAAGTATTAAGTAAATCTTCATTGGTAACACAGTATAGATTCAATAAATTGTGTTGTGTGTCTTTATTGAAAGTGTCATATTCGTTTAACCAATGTTTTAAGAATTGTACTGTTTTAAAATGGTTATAATGATGGTGCTTTATAAGTGCTGCACACGCATTTTGTACTAATTTTTTATTGGTCATTAATTCACTAAAAACTATTTCATCGAAAATAGCAGAACAAAAAGTAACATCATATAGTTTAGCAAGTGCTAAGTTAGCTCTGTTGTAATCTTTTTCATAAATCCCTGTGCGCAAGTTAACCTCATAAAGAAATTGCAGATACATTTCATTATTTGGGTTTTTAGTTTCTATTTCTCCATAATAATTAGCAATAAGCTTAGAAACACGTTGTTGGTCTAAATACCTGTTCCAAGTTGTTTTATTGGCATTGACATAGTTTCTAATTTCTTCTTTTGATTTTGTAGCCAATTCACCTAAATTTTCCATTTCAAGTTGAATATAGCAAGTTTCCCAATTTTCTTTAGCAATTATTTTTGAAGGTTTAATGGCTATATCTAAATGTTCTTTTCCGTAGTTTTCAATAGCAATTGCTCTTTCTTGATATAGTTTTTGATTGAGATCTTCATTTCCTTCTATAGAACTATAACTATATATTTGGGTAGAATGAATGGTTTCATTAATGATAGTAAAAGGGATTTCAATTTCTTCGATTACTTCTTCATATTTTCCTTCTGAGAAAGAAGTTGTATTTTCATTTGTGGCTATTT is a genomic window of Flavobacterium jumunjinense containing:
- the hemL gene encoding glutamate-1-semialdehyde 2,1-aminomutase; translation: MLYKRSSELFVEANKVIPGGVNSPVRAFKAVGGTPIFIKEAKGPYLFDEDGNKYIDYINSWGPMILGHAYEPVVNAVIDRAKKGTSFGTPTALETQIAELAVAMVPNIDKIRFVSSGTEACMSAIRLARGFTKKEKIIKFSGCYHGHSDSFLIAAGSGAITFGIPNSPGVTSGTAKDTLLAKFNDIENVKALFESNKNEIAALIIEPVAGNMGCVPPQNEFLSQLRQVCTENNCLLVFDEVMTGFRLAKGGAQELYNVKADIVCYGKVIGGGLPVGAFAAREEIMNYLSPLGPVYQAGTLSGNPLAMAAGYEMLKALNTDAAIFDRLDEKTAYLEKGIRSVLSAKNIIYTINRVGSMISVHFDEGAVCDFETAKNGDNDTFKKFFHGLLKRGVYIAPSAYETWFITDALTYEDLDYTIKAIDEVADEL
- a CDS encoding CAP domain-containing protein codes for the protein MRKILFAILFLNLCSVSAQDLIIDYNQLSDEVLKQINSHRKTLKLGELKEDPILFKAAQDHSIYMNEENNLSHEQMVIDKKFPKDRIKYYQGNDFNVFGENVLYTTIDVKHYSKTDILALAKKVFIQWKRSPPHYRNMISKDYELAGIAFSFDKKTRRLYATNVFGAKGVVIPNQLSNNAFGLSEKSIYCKNVDLGDQIHIGNGLRVEGDDVILYYYDIEKFKRIFKDPSDAIAIDFIEENQFQCASKNNFDVSPIYDGVLSKPIYRDELLSNNKAKNDFKIITKVGKVPKHLKGKNFTLNMVFIFNNCACEYAVPIDIESRSIALFPIKPIVEIPKNTILSNKGIIKTDEHSFAFERNKIVEKFEDTNEYITNDSFLNVDAISESGIIIEYDALSSENFDEIATNENTTSFSEGKYEEVIEEIEIPFTIINETIHSTQIYSYSSIEGNEDLNQKLYQERAIAIENYGKEHLDIAIKPSKIIAKENWETCYIQLEMENLGELATKSKEEIRNYVNANKTTWNRYLDQQRVSKLIANYYGEIETKNPNNEMYLQFLYEVNLRTGIYEKDYNRANLALAKLYDVTFCSAIFDEIVFSELMTNKKLVQNACAALIKHHHYNHFKTVQFLKHWLNEYDTFNKDTQHNLLNLYCVTNEDLLNTWDVSTTKLANVTKPKSLEDSFELFDNDLNLTANYNYVALYYANHINDSEGTNHYFKEVYSSFKDNIKSSKDRVNLGLFLNHWNAYYKTIPLLKAEMKKPTFSKEEALLLAQTYAARETNENSDDLEYILKKAYQLNKNAWCNWQKENKNLLRNTTVKAEFCKMCN
- a CDS encoding glucosaminidase domain-containing protein, with the translated sequence MIKKIIYFIIVIFITSCGASRGKGSSHAKNRVTKKTPKRTVTVTTRKIVTKKPVVLDNTATSTSEELEATSKVSVTYRNVSDYIDGFKDIAKQNMEEYGIPASITLAQGILESGAGNGRLSREANNHFGIKCHKGWNGPSITHDDDAAQECFRKYNDPSESYKDHSLFLTSRSRYNGLFKLDKGDYEGWAKGLKSAGYATDPKYPTKLISIIERYELFQYDNEILSRENTKKQDRVVVEEGIVNGTTYEIQKGDTLYSISRKFNMSVDEIKKVNGLNDNSLSIGQKIKVK
- a CDS encoding 1-aminocyclopropane-1-carboxylate deaminase/D-cysteine desulfhydrase; its protein translation is MNEKIEISLPNNIQLYIKREDLLHPLISGNKFRKLKYNIQEAKDTKSKLLITFGGAYSNHILATAAAGKEYDFSTLGFIRGDELKDKVLENPTLSNAQDLGMSFEFISRELFSKKEDVSFVSGIQEKYPNSYILPEGGTNELAIKGCEEILNEEDKTFDFVCCAVGTGGTISGIINSSFENQKIIGFSALKGDFLSDVICKFVTKKNWIINSDYHFGGYGKITDELVDHLNEFHSKTNIPLDPIYTGKMVYGILDLIKKQYFPKNSKILIIHTGGLQGGKGVNLVRKQKNKTLLHYL
- a CDS encoding T9SS sorting signal type C domain-containing protein yields the protein MKKILLIFGIVCLGFVDLNAQMYVSPSSYVFVNDQYVYVKQDVNLANNGNFYLRNSSQLLQGSTGSGTNTGLGSLSVFQEGTSNNFGYNYWCSPVGVPSASVGNSNFGITRLFRPTAITTSATPTILASNVSNGTTTNSSLSIASKWIYKFVQANQYGSWTYVGNATTIAPGEGFTMKGVSGSDTTVADAVETKQNNPGNNQRYDFRGLPNEGTINIPVANVAGPNPNRTLTGNPYPSAINLNLFLLENSGYTVNYSTGATTFVGSPIIDGNAYFWEHSKSASSHYLNTYVGGYGTYSPNNTNAFSVGTYVAPTWNTYNNDGTLNTTGTSSGSTYKRMFAPVGQGFKIQGVVASGNAQMKNAYRVFVKEGVASNSQFEKNANTTNSGNNTWDEIPNVANVDYTQFSKNQVPQFKIQTILNDQFTRETAVAFNENATDGYDVALDAVTSESSLPRDTYFPIEGDKQFVITTLAFDEDKRIPLAFKGDIQTTFKVTVSELLNFDLANNIYVHDKEMDTYYDIKNDSFSITLPPGVNTTRFEITFKNADSTLGNPTEIADSFQVYQNNDSGVLTVFNSLNKDVASLSLYDVTGKRVLNKLNLGTAEQYEISTSSLSEGIYIVKVQTKDNLSVSKKVSIFKK